GGGGACGCGGATGATGGGGGAGTATGGGAAAGAATAAACACCGTTTTTCCTTGGATTTTCTCGTTCTTTGCGTTTGTCTGAGTTGTTTTGCAGCATGGCTGATGTAATGCACTGGTTTCAATGAGTCTGTCCGGTCAGATCGGCATTGTATGGACATACCCACAACGATACCCGTTTATAAGAAGAAAAAAAGACAATTTAAACCAGACAAAGGCCTGGCGAGGTAACTGTATGGCAATGAGTAAAAAACAATTGGAGAAGCAGAACAAAGCAAAGAAGGCCAAGGCAGAAGATCTCTCAAAGCAGGCGGCTGCGGGTAGCGAAGCCGCTAAGAAGAAGCTCAAAAAGCTCAATAAAAAGCTCAAGTGAGCTGCCTGAAATTTTTAACCATTTTTATTTTTTCTTAAAGATTTTTTTCTTAAAGGCTAATAATACGAATATAGCTATGCAAGTCGCAAAATGCCTGTATCCGGAGGGGAGCGGAATAAATCCACAAATACATTTGGGAGATAATTGGAGCCGTATCTGTAATTCCGGTTCGTGAATTGGGTGGAAATGTTCACTCTGAAAATATCGGATGGAGATGTTTGAAAATTTCGATCAGGAAAAATATGGTCAATGAAATATGGTTGAAACAGTCTTTCAATTCTTAAAAAAAGATACGGAGGCACTGTTCGACACCCTGCGAATTCCTGAAAGAATGGATCGTCAGAATCATATCAACAGCAGTTATGGGAATCAGACGAACCGAAGCTCGCTCAGATCCTTTCCTGTGATCTCCTTCTTCTCCAGATGCTCGATCTCGTGGGCGATGCCATATGCCGGGGATCCCTCGAAGGAGATCTCCTTTTTGCTGAGATCATCGACCCTGATCTCTCCGGCGAGGGGGTCAATGGTCATCTTCAGGATCCTGTCAGCACTGGCCCTGACACGGAACGGCCGTTCCTCGATAAGACGGGTGGGCTGGTTTCCACATTTTTCAAGCCGGTGGACAGTTCCTTCACTCTCTTGTATCGCCGGGTTCACGAGGAGATAAATTTCCTCCAGAGAGGAGCCCAGCTTTGTCTCCTCGTCATACACCGACGTCTTCTTCATCACTGATACGGTCGAGAGATTCTCAGAGGTATAGCTCCAGTCACCTCCATACCGGATCGAGAAGATGAATGGGAGGAGGGCCTCAGGGGAGAGGGAAAACCGTGCAGCAAGGTCCCTCTCGGCCTTGAAGAAGGTAAGGTCCCTGAGGAGGTGGGCGGGTTCCATTCTGATTCTTCCTCTTTTTCCGGATATGGGATAATGGTAGGGGTTTGATAGGTTGGGCAGTTCTCAAAATCGTGGGCCATCCTCTCCGTTTTCCCCTCTTCTTCTCCTTCTTGCCGTCATATTTGTCGCAGGCAGAAATATCCGGAACATTCCCGGAGCAATCGTGTTACCTTTGGCTGCCAGAGCCGGGACTGGGTAATATTTATATGTCGAGCGCAGGTATTTAATCATTGATA
Above is a window of Methanogenium organophilum DNA encoding:
- a CDS encoding RimK/LysX family protein, which produces MEPAHLLRDLTFFKAERDLAARFSLSPEALLPFIFSIRYGGDWSYTSENLSTVSVMKKTSVYDEETKLGSSLEEIYLLVNPAIQESEGTVHRLEKCGNQPTRLIEERPFRVRASADRILKMTIDPLAGEIRVDDLSKKEISFEGSPAYGIAHEIEHLEKKEITGKDLSELRFV